The sequence below is a genomic window from Chaetodon auriga isolate fChaAug3 chromosome 8, fChaAug3.hap1, whole genome shotgun sequence.
CGTGATTTATTTGCCCCAGTTCCAATATTTGTCGgcagtgtgttttcttcccCTTGTCTAAATGTCACCCCTTCTTCTAAGACAATAtagggagtgggagagagggagaacgaGAGGGCAAATGCGGGGGAGATAGAggaaggggaaggggggggCGACTCGTAAAATGAGCAACAAAGTTTGGGAAAATTAAACATTAGGTAAGACACTTTTTcacatgcatgtacatataCGTGGAAAGAGAAATGCTGCGTCATAGTTTCTGAGGATGTGAGGGTTTTGCTCATCTGACGGATCAATATTCCTGCTGAGTGTTTGTATcgaggagacaaaaaaaagcttcagtttgtgttctcattcagtgtttctctgcaaAAACACTCCAGCACACACATTAACGTGCACggatttaaaagaaaaagcatctaAACACACATGTGTTTGGACATTACCTCCAGGTTTGAGGTCTCAAGCTAAACACAGGAGAAAGCATACTTGCACTCTTAATTCTTACATACAATTACGTACAACCCCTGCCCTTCCcaaagcctcctcctcccctccctcggCATCACTCCACACCCTGGATCACGCCTGTCCCCTCTCTCCCACCCTCATTCTCGTCCTCCTTTATAACCCATCACTCCCATCTCACCGCTCTCACTCATTCTTGCGGTTTCAACCTGGAATGGACACGTTTGTTTTCTCAGGAGCGAAACCGAGTATTTGCTGACACGatgcttttctgcttctttttgtaaaaaacaaaaccaaaaaaaaaaaaagaaaagaaagaattttACAAGCACTTCTGGATTTTAAGTTTTGCTTTTTGGGGGGTTGATTCTACTGATATGTCCAATTAAATTGGGACGTGTGGACTTATTTTTGTGTCTAAAGGATGAGTTTTGCTTGCAGTTTGTAAAACCTGTGCGCATGCTTTTGCTGTCACTGACAGCACAAGTGAAGACACCGATGAACAACTTCATCGATTGAAATTGGGATTAAATTTAAATTTGATCAACTCAAAATCAAAAAGAAGGGTAAGTGGATGTCACAGGACTACGAACTGGTAAGAATCAGTGCTACTTTGGAGAGAAATAAACTCTGTGTACAGACTCAAGCATGAAATTATTGTTCATTCAAAGGCTGTTTAAAGGGGATCTTTAAGAAAAGGACGATCAATTTGTCCAGCATTGTCTTGTCTCTGACCTGTTGACAGATATGCGGGGATCATCCCCAGACTCCCACCCAGAAACATAAACCAAgaccacaacaaacagacacacagatctCTTCAACTGTGGAGACGGCCAGCGTGCTGTCCAAAGACCCAGCCTGACGCACGGAGACGGACCGACAGACGGACAGTCTGATGCCAACTGTCTCCACTGTCAATCTCACGGcaccactcctcctcctgttgctATGGGCAACCCACCCCACCATGGCAACCAACTGGCTGTAAGTCTAGCGTgcgagggaggaagagaaagagggagttTGTTTGTCATGCTATAACTTTTAAAAGATGGTGACATGTCTCTAAATCTCTTTCACTCGCTCCCCTCGCTTTCTTTGTCTCACTCCTGGtgaccttttctcttttctttctctctgccttctctgtcttctctgcctGGTCTTCCCCTTGTTTCCATCCTCTCTAAAACCATGCCCGATCGTCACCTCTTCATCCTTTTCTTGcccccttttctcttcttcatgtgccCTTCCTCTTCCACTCCCTCCCCTTTTCTTCACTATGcatcctctctttttccccttttgccCAATTAATTTCCCTTTCCCAACCCGCTGTGAGTCACTACACCACTCCCCACCTTTTGTGTCCCAGCTCCCTGGCGAGGCTGCCTCGCTCCAGGCCCGTGTCCGGTGCAGCCCCATGTGCACGGCTGAGGGGGCTGACCCCAGGGCAGGTGGGGGTGTGCAGGGCGCGAGGGGAGGTCATGGAGTCCGTACGCAAGGCAGCCGAGATGGTTATAGAAGAGGTATGGTCAGAGGGCAAAGGGTCTCAGGGTCATGACCTGCAGGCATCAATGCCATTTGTCTCAAAACACAGACTAATCTCATAATGCTACCATTATCAGCATTATCAGTGTATGTTGGACCTGATACATTTTACATGAGCGCCCCTCGTCCTCACTGCTATGCATGTCGCTGTCTAACTCAGTGCCAGCACCAGTTCAGGAATCGCCGCTGGAACTGTTCCACCACCCCACGTGGGATCAATGTATTTGGCAGAGTCATGAACCAAGGTATGCTCACATTGAGAATGTGTCATGGACAATGACCTGATGATGAATCCATACATGACACACTTCAATGTAAGAATTTCTGCATCTCTATTTTGGATTCAGGGACTCGTGAGGCGGCCTTTGTGCAcgctctgtcctctgcagccgTGGCAGTGGCTGTGACCCAAGCCTGCACCCGCGGGGAGCTGGAGAGGTGCGGCTGTGACAGGAAGGTCAGGGGGGTCAGCCCCGAGGGTGAGCTGGATTCCATTGCATGAAAATGTAACGGGTAAATCCACACTgagtcacgcacacacacacaccaaaaaaaagagaaaatgctgctgcactgttttctgGGTTACAAGTATGAAGCTCTAATGTCCACATCCCAGGCAGGTATTTTTCCATCAGCTGTCAGCTGCAGAACACCTGTGCTGTGGCATTACTGATCAGATTGTGGCCATGAGTGCAATACCtatgacagactgacagaaagctgtgcagcagctgcttctgctttgtGTGATCCAGTGTTGGATTTACCATTCAACAGCCATCTTTTCCAGCTTGAAATGAAAACTATCGTTTCAAGGGTGCAGTGATCCACTGTACTGCATCTCCAACCACAGGTTTCCAGTGGTCAGGGTGCAGTGACAACCTGTCCTATGGTGTGGCTTTCTCCCAAACATTTGTGGACGAACCAGAACGAGCCAAGGGGCTGTCAGCAGGGCGACCGCTCATGAACCTCCATAACAACGAGGCTGGACGAAAGGTTGGTGGTATCACACTTCATTTCCAACTTTGTCATCTGCCGCCCTTTTACTCACTGTCTTCTCATCCTCAGGCCATCCTTCACAACATGCAGGTGGAGTGTAAGTGTCATGGCGTCTCTGGCTCCTGTGAGTTGAGGACCTGCTGGAAAGTCATGCCTCCATTCAGGCGTGTCGGCGTTGTGCTCAAGGAACGCTTTGATGGAGCCACAGAGGTATCAGAATACACCACAACCTTCAGTGAAACGGTAAAAGTTCCCTTTCCAGCTCTCTCAACATTGTCCTCTTCTTAGGTTCGCTTGACTCGTATTGGATCCAGAACAGCCCTACTCCCCCGTGACCCCCAGGTCAAACCCCCTGCTGCCCGAGACCTTCTGTACCTTGCGCCCTCCCCAGATTTTTGTCACCTTGACCCAGACAACGGTATCCCTGGGACTGCTGGTCGGAGATGTAATGGTAAGGTCAACGGCAAGACCATCTCACAGGAAAATATTCCTAAAATCCAAATTATCAATCAAGACGATTACAGAAAAATGATGTTGCTGTCTTCTAAAACACACCCAGGAACCTCTCGGCTGGCGCCAGATGGCTGTGAGCTGGTGTGCTGCGGGCCGGGATACAGAGCGGGCCGGGCTGAGGTGGTGCAGCGCTGCTCCTGCAAGTTTTCCTGGTGCTGCTCAGTCCGCTGCCAGCAGTGCAAGAACACAGTCACCATTCACACCTGCAGAGTCTAACAGGGCCCAGACAAGACCAGAAAGCAGAAAGACCCGAACAAACCACTAGACAGACACTTGTGAACACAAGACGGGATAAGGATAACGCAGACAATAATCAATTCACACCTTTGGAAACAAATTACCTTAAACTCCGGACGAAAGAAGTCCTAAATCAACTaatttttcaaatgaaacagtgaGGCTAGAGATAAGTTTAGGGATTTGGTTGTAAAAGTTGCAAAGTACCcttcagagacagacatgtgagcaggcacaaacatgcatgcacacaaacagacatgaacACTCAACAGTTGATCTCACACTGAACTGACAAAGCTTCTGAAGCCGAACTTAACCAGAACTAACAGGGAAACAGCGCAGCACTATTTTTACTTCATGCAACTATTCGCGTTGTGTCATAGACTAGCAAGTCTTTGAACATTGCCTATATTtatgtcttcttctctcttctggtttatttatttatacgtCCGAGTCCTTGCTTCACTCCAGCCTCCAGCAGCAACATCTTAAATAGCACGAATAACTTCTACTTACATCagtgtctgtcttgtgttttgtccctcACCTTCATGTGAAACTCCTCTGTGTTCCCGCACCAGCAGTGCTTTTAGGTCTGTccaaaaaatctaataaatacAGTAGTTTTATCCAAAGCATGTGTTTCTTGCGTTTATTTACCAGAGCTGTGTTAAAATCTTGTCATATGTGAAAATCCAAACTTATGTATGTGCATGGGTTGGCTGCAAAGGTAAAGGTAGCCTGCagagtttttgaccacttgaGGCACCATGAGGCAACGTTTTCTAGGCTGCACATGAGCAAACATGGACAGCCGCAGTTCAGAGAAGTTCACGGCTATTTCTTTTATATTTGCACAGGACGGTGGTAAAGAAAATATGTAATGCATGCAAGGCCTGCAACATGCCTGTTTGTTCATATGAACTCCACTTAACACCTTTGCTGTAACTTTGCTGATCTCCCTTATAATTTCTCATACACGCAGCATTCTCCCAAACATACGAAACAGTGGCTACTTTCCATGTCATTAAAccattttattaaaaatatcCTGTGATTACAAACACCCAGAATTTTACTAGCAAAGGTTACCGTCTCAATCTCTATCAAGATTAAGATCTATTCAAAATATTACAACTTAATTTGCTATATTATTGATCGCTCAAAATTGGTAGCctagcaataaaaaaaaatcttgttaaaataaaaagtcaagtttcaaaatgaataactgctaaaaaaaaaacaaaaaaacaaaaaaaaacaatttcccaaaaCAGAGTCACGGAATTAATACAATATTcacaaaagaagaataaaatagAAAGCCATAAGTCAGCTGAAGAAGGGAATTTGGTAAAAAAGCATCTGGCCTCCACAGAGGTCTCTGGGACATCTACCTTATTTTGGAGTGACAATAAATCTCTTGAGCTTTGATTCTTCAATCTTCAACAGAGAACCACTTAACATCAAGTTGCTCCTTTCAATGTAAATTTCACTAAAAGGCTCAATGTTAAAGGTGTCTCCAATTTAAATTTCCCGCCATTGGGTTTAAAAGCCCCAATAGGccacaaaacatgaaacacagaggaggccaGAGGCAACTCGACAggagaatctttttttttttttttttttttttttaatggagcaACAGTGACAGGCAGGGGGGGGCCCGCCCCACCTGAACATTTGTAGAGAAAACACTGCAACTTTAAAAGCTTTCAGAAAAGGAGATAGGTGACACTTACTGCATGCTGAAGGTTTGCTGCCTCAGCCTCTTTCAaagtttattttgaaggcaCAATCAGTGTACACGTGTATTAGGGTAAGTCTCAATGGCTCTGTACCTCCCTTCCCCTTTtgcttttgtccttttttttgttttcatagcGGCCATTGATCTTTCTGATGTTTTGATTCACCCCACCTATTTCTTACACCGTCCCGTCTCTCGCTGGCGTCGTTCATCTATAGCAGGACGCACTTTCTCTTGGGTTTGGTCTCAGGAGGCTCCAAGGCTGCCAGGATGGCCTCGTCAAACACATTCTTAAGCCCTCGCTGGTTGAAGAGCACAGCAAACAGAGCAGGGGCAAAATTAGAATACTTCTCgtttttattcccttttttttaataaataccACGCCGCTTTCAGTTTACCTCTGATGAAAAGCGAACGATGGCCCGTACCTGTGTCAGAGCTGAGCACTCCACGTATTTGACAGCCTTGAGCTCACGAGCCAGCTTCTCTCCGCTCTCAGAATAAAGGGGGCGCTGTTTGTTCTTTGCCAGCTTCTCGATCGTGTTGCTGTCTTCCCGCAGGTCCACTTGTGTGCCCACTAACAGGAAGGGTGTGCGTGGGCAGTGGTGAGAAATCTCAGGAACCCACTGGGGAAAAGACGACATGAAGATGTAAGTCTGGGTACCTCAGTAGTGCTTTGGTAGCGAACAAAATATGCTTTCTGCTGAGAGCATTGAAAACTGCCTGACAGCTGGCATTCAGTCTCTGCTCAGATTCATAGTCTTGTTAACTGCAGCTTTGAGCGGAGAGTTCCTGTTTTAAATAAACGTTTTATCCTCCACCCCGTCGTGTCTGTAGAGCTGAATTTATCAGCACATTAATCAAATAGTCAAGCGACAGAGACTAAACCAGCAACTATGGTGATATTGATCTACTATTTAAACAatttttttcagcaaaatgCCAAACGCTCCTTTGTTCCTGTTCCTCAAACGTCAAGATTTGTCACCTGAGTGTGTCAAGTGACAGTTAACTAAATTATCTGGTTGGAGCAAGCAAGACATTTGATTTCATGCCCCCTTaggcaacaaaaaaatcatgatGGCCATTTTTTACTGTTTCCTTACATTTTATATACTTAATTGAGTAAATAATCTGTCGATTGACTAACCGCACACGTCTGTCAAACCAATTCTGCAAACCAGCACATTTAACAACAAAAGTCAAGCTCGTGTTTTCCTCAATCAGTGAAAAAATGAGTGACTCCTCTTTCTCAAGAAATCCACTGCATACCAACTGCAACCATTAGACCTGAGAAAAGTCATTTAGTTTTGATGCTCTCTGCATTGACTTTACATTTATTTGGCTTAGGTCGTGCAGCCTAAAACGGCTTGTGTGTTGCGCCTAAGCCTTATAATGGTAGAGAAACCCTGTATGTAGGTAGCAATGACATGCAGCTAGGACAAATAATTAACTCTACTTACTATAAATTTCGCAACATTACATGGCAGCCAAAAAACATACTGTTATCCTTTCCTGTTCAGCCTCCAGACTGTCATCGGAAGCACAGGAGAGATGTCTGCTAGGCCTAACCACCCTCACTTTCCCAGCAGCTGGGAAACAAAAGACTGTGCTGTGCATTTACTGCCGGACCAACAACCTTCTGCTAACCTTTTCCTCATGCTTGCACAGTGTATGAGTAAAAATCATTATCAGCCCACTGATATTAATGATCGGGTGAAATTTTAGCTGTGGCGCTCATAATTCTGCCACTGCAGAACGAATGtattgaaaacactgaatgattCAGACACTGACCTTCTCTTTGACGTTTTCAAATGATGAGGGTGAGACAACAGAGAAACATACAAGGAAGACATCTGTTTGTGGATAGCTGAGAGGACGCAGCCTGTCGTAATCCTCCTGACCTGAGAGCGGCAATCACAAGAGGAAGGGGaaagtttttctctttgttttcgAGTGGCACAGagaacagataaaaacagagacTTTCAAAGAAATTCAGGTTACCTGCTGTGTCAAATAGGCCAAGTGTATAGGGCTCTCCCCCaatcatcactgtcactgcataATTGTCAAAAacctttgaaaaaacaaaaaagtagcATGTTTGATTGCACTGCATTTCAGCCATGAATAAACATCAAACGGAAAGATTGCTTCTCCGTCAATGTATTTACGGCACACATGACTCAGTCTTTATTAAATCTTCTTACTGTAGGCACATATTCTGAGGGGAACTTGTTGGTTGTGTAGGAGATCAGTAAGCAGGTCTTTCCTACTGCACCGTCCCCTACCACTACACATTTTATAGTCTGCATCTACAGGGACAAAGAGAAAATAGGAAACATCAAAAGAGTGCTGGCAAATACAGtaaaccacacatacacattatgAAGTATGGCCCCAAATACAAGAAGGGAAACAACATGAAGAAGAGCCACACATTGCCATGAACTGACCAGATAACATCATGAGGAACAGACAACTTTGAGATACTTGTACATTAGTTGAGTTCTccatttgtgttattttttaacTCTTCTTCATTACAGGAGGGAAATCTTTTACTATCAACTCCTCCACACTTATTTGACAGATACAGTCACTAAATTAAACCTGCTAACTTAatcagctacaacattaaaaagcATCAGTGATAATAATCCTATAATGTAATACACCACTCTGACAGGGGCGGTTCTGCTGCCTAATGAGTGCTTTTACTCCACAAAAATGATCCGTAGGCTATGTCAGATTGagattttacatgcaaaacatatgATGACTTATAGAAAGTATGATGCAATAGTGCAAATTAACCTGCCATACAATATTTGAAGTTGTTAATGATCTCGACCTGCTACAACATTAAATTGCTTCTTAGATGATTATGCATCAGTACTGATTATCAAAAGTTATAATACATATTGGTATAATACTCTCATTATTTGCACAgagcatttttactttttatactttgAGCATGCTTTGCCAATAATACTTACATCCTGTTTCTTACAATTACTGAcgaaatttacatttaaaaatagcTCCATCTAAGCCAGCCACAAGATTAAGGTGCTTCTTACATGCTAAATATTCAATTGGATGGTAAGTCGAgttgtgagagaagaaagagacaggaagaaacaagaaaaaaaatcacatcgGTCGTATTATGCTTGTTATTACATGTACATGCCGAAGATTATTGATGACAGTGAATCACTTCCGCATAAGCGACATACCATAGaagtgagagggaaaaaaacacgACGGCCTATTAGACCGATGTAATTTAGAAGCGGATACTGCCCAACACTTCCGCTAAATATGCATTTCACCagacaaactgaagctgaaaagtGCTGAAACTTAAAACACACGAAATGTAGACGCAATAGCCAACGTAAAACGAACAATTAAAGCTGTGCCCGATTAAAGCGATACCATCAATTATTAAGTGAGTGCATTAGCTCAGATTGATGAGTGAGGAAATCTGTGAACTGTCACATTTTGACCTCAGTTACTTACTACACAAGGAACAGCTCAATGTTTGAcgacaaacacaagaaaatcaTCGCACAACTGCCGTTTGTTGACTGACAATTGCGGCAACTTCATTAACCAGATTGATGTTAGCCAGCACTAAATTAAGCCTGATGGCTAGGAAACTTTAACACACTGcgaattaaaaataaataaataaataaacaagcgTCTCCTCTCAGTAGAAACTTTACATTGTAAAGGAAACTCTGCTACACGTGTCCCGTGGAGTAATAAACCATAAATAATCATTTCGGACTGTTTTTCTAACTCTACTCACCGTTTTTCTTCAGACAGGTTAGGCGTTGGTTACATCCGGGTTTGAGGGTCGAATTACTTTGTGCGCAGCCGCAGATCAGACGATCCGCAGTCAGCGCTGTCGAGCAAACACCGCCGCCTGCTGGACAGAAGCGCACACAGCAGGacttctatctatctatctatctatctatctatctatgtaatGACAactaaactgattttttttcctagTACGCTAAGATACAAAGTACTTTACATGGTTGAAAAggaattaaaacatttcaggacTAAGGTAAGTACTATCAGACATTTAAgataatacaaaataaaaggcCCAAAAAGGCACACCACTTAGGAGGTCATGCACTACCTTGACCACAAATCTGACCTGCATAGAGGTTGTTCTCTGTCATGCTTTATAATAgctattttatattttgtgtaaatttgcttttatttatttatatgtgtaTCTTCATCTATACAGAGAACTGCTTCCTAGAAGCAGAGTTAAATTCCTTGTGTGTATCCACATTCTTGGTCAGAGAGTTTGATTCGGATTATGTTGTGCTTAAATGGTACATACGGTATTACCAAATTATGTTGAAATCAAAGCAAATTATTACAAACTAATAGACATTATGCAAAAAGATTGCCAAGAGAGCCTCTAGGGAAAtactttaatttgaaaaaattAAGAGGCCGGAAGTCACTGTTGTTAGCTATGATGCTAACTTGATGATAGTGTTGCTTCTCTTTGTCAGAGGACTGACTTCCGTTTTCATGTTTGGTCCAGGTTTCTGGAATTTACAATCTTGTGAGGCTGAGCTGCCTGTCACTTTGATAAACGGTAGTACTGATTTAGTGTTTCCGTGACTGAGCTAGTTAGGGGTCCTCCATTTCAGCCTGACGAGAGTTTGAATCCGCCATCCTATTTCATCCTCGAAAAACACGACTGTTTacctagctagctggctagcatAAGCCAGCTGAGTTAAATCACCTAGCATGTTTCGGTTCTTGAATGACGTTGATGACGACCCCTTCATGATGTAAGTATTGACattaatttaattttgtttaGACACTGCTGACATTCTGTGTTTCCTAAGAGGTAGAAAATGTACATACTGGCACGCTGAGTCATATTTTTTCCACTGTGGCTTAAACAGGTACCTAACGTTACTCTAGCCAGCTGTGGGGGCCTACAGTGGTCCACCATATTGGAtagacaataacaaaaaaaaagctgtcagcTCAACAGTGCTTAATCAATTAGTAGCGAAGATATCCACTTATCAATACATAAAACCTATCGTTGTTTCATATATAACTTTTAAGATGGTTGTTTTAGCTAATTGGTGGCAGTAGATTTTCTAGTCGAGGTACCGGAACATCTTTACATAACACCTGAAGAGAATCCCTTCATGGCAAATGCATGAAGCCGAAACTTGCTGACCACCGACCCTTTGCTAAAGCTCATTTGAAAGAGTTGAGTAAATCTGGATTCATTTAAAGACTTCATACAGTTCTAATGAAGCTTTCAGGTGCTCTCTTTGAGAGTCCTGTGGGCCCCCCCAGCACATTCACCACCTGTCACATCACTGGGAACAGCACCGTTTATAACCAGTCAGAGCAACGTTAATAGCCTGTCGGGGTTAGACACATGTTGCTATAGTTAAAAGGTTTGATGGCTGTTTTCATTATAGATTAATCTATGTATTATTTTCTCGATTAACCCAttagaaaatgtcagagagtATTACATATTTCCCACAGCCCAAGGTGAAGTGTTCAGACGTCCCAAAGATCTTCACTTTACTATCAtgtatgacaaagaaaagcatcaaatactCACTTTTGAGAAGGTGGAAACTtcaaatatttggcatttttgtttaACAGCGATTATTCGATTAGCAAAATAAttgatgattcattttctgttgattaatTGAATAGTTGACAAATCATTGCAAAGTAAATAGtaaagtgtgtttttagagCACCTTCCATGTTattgaaagcaaaacaaaagtagGAAATTACACTCAAATTTCTGACAACTTGACTTGAGTTGAACAGTTAGTTGCTTAATTGATTAgttaattgacagaaaattgatGGCAAAGAATTTTGATAATGTATTAATGGCTGAAGTTATTTATCAAGTAAAATGCCTCCtgaatgtgaggatttgctggtTTTGTTTAATGTAATTGTAAAGTGAATATTTTGGGAAtactttttcatcattttctgacattttgaggaATATAAACATATTTGACAAAATGCATCTTTCCTTTAACAAAcaaaattctcttttttttcaacacagtcaaaataaagcacagtcTGTAAATGGTACAATTAGGATTGAACTCTGTAAACATTtgataaatgaattaataaacaAGTACAGTTCTGAATAGGCATTTTATGCCAATTTTCAGTCTTCCACAGTTTTCGGCACTTTGTAGTAAAGACACATTTCACTCTTGAGATTTGATTCCCTCTAGTGATCTGTCACATCCTGCTCTTAAACTGAGCGAGCCTCAGTCCACACATTATTTTCATCTTGCActcacactctgtgtgtgtgtgtgtgtgtgagtcttgTTGCCCAGCTACACTCAGTCAATTCACAAAAACTTATGAGCAGTCAAACATTTTCGCTGTCATCTGTGATTTCTTCTAGGGATCCATTTGCAgctcacagacagcagatgCGGGCTCTGTTTGGACCATTTGGCATGGACCCCTTTGCCCTCACCCCCCAGATGCAGCCACACCGTGCACCACGCAGACAGGTGAGTATCAGTGTTGATGGACTGTATTCATGCATTTCATGCATTTGGTATCCACATTAGTTCATAtgtgtttttgaagtttttgaGTCTAAGGTGTACATTTTCTTCTAGGCTGGTCCACTGGCACCATTTGGCATGATGGGAATGGTGAGTCGCTACTTCTCTGACCTCCCTCAGTACCTTCAGTAAAAAATATAGAACACATTTGtttaaaatattacagataACGCATGTACCATCCAAAAAGAGCCTTAGGTGGAAAGCACACCACTGTGCCAAACAGGTATTCTGGTTTGATTGCATGAACCATTTTAGGAATTGAAATAGGCCAGAAGTATAAAGATAATGGATTGAGAGAATACAAGTACAAAATATGTACTTCAATctgcatttgtctttttttcaccTCATTGTCAGAATTCAGCGATCACT
It includes:
- the cdc42l gene encoding cell division cycle 42, like, with amino-acid sequence MQTIKCVVVGDGAVGKTCLLISYTTNKFPSEYVPTVFDNYAVTVMIGGEPYTLGLFDTAGQEDYDRLRPLSYPQTDVFLVCFSVVSPSSFENVKEKWVPEISHHCPRTPFLLVGTQVDLREDSNTIEKLAKNKQRPLYSESGEKLARELKAVKYVECSALTQRGLKNVFDEAILAALEPPETKPKRKCVLL
- the wnt4b gene encoding wingless-type MMTV integration site family, member 4b isoform X1, which produces MPTVSTVNLTAPLLLLLLWATHPTMATNWLSLARLPRSRPVSGAAPCARLRGLTPGQVGVCRARGEVMESVRKAAEMVIEECQHQFRNRRWNCSTTPRGINVFGRVMNQGTREAAFVHALSSAAVAVAVTQACTRGELERCGCDRKVRGVSPEGFQWSGCSDNLSYGVAFSQTFVDEPERAKGLSAGRPLMNLHNNEAGRKVGGITLHFQLCHLPPFYSLSSHPQAILHNMQVECKCHGVSGSCELRTCWKVMPPFRRVGVVLKERFDGATEVRLTRIGSRTALLPRDPQVKPPAARDLLYLAPSPDFCHLDPDNGIPGTAGRRCNGTSRLAPDGCELVCCGPGYRAGRAEVVQRCSCKFSWCCSVRCQQCKNTVTIHTCRV
- the wnt4b gene encoding wingless-type MMTV integration site family, member 4b isoform X2, which produces MPTVSTVNLTAPLLLLLLWATHPTMATNWLSLARLPRSRPVSGAAPCARLRGLTPGQVGVCRARGEVMESVRKAAEMVIEECQHQFRNRRWNCSTTPRGINVFGRVMNQGTREAAFVHALSSAAVAVAVTQACTRGELERCGCDRKVRGVSPEGFQWSGCSDNLSYGVAFSQTFVDEPERAKGLSAGRPLMNLHNNEAGRKAILHNMQVECKCHGVSGSCELRTCWKVMPPFRRVGVVLKERFDGATEVRLTRIGSRTALLPRDPQVKPPAARDLLYLAPSPDFCHLDPDNGIPGTAGRRCNGTSRLAPDGCELVCCGPGYRAGRAEVVQRCSCKFSWCCSVRCQQCKNTVTIHTCRV